One window of the Candidatus Saccharibacteria bacterium genome contains the following:
- the murI gene encoding glutamate racemase — protein sequence MKIGVFDSGIGGLSVAQAIERALPEHSVVFRHDSPEHFPYATKSPDELFGYVVPVVHSLVDDGCQVVVIACNTVTTTLISRLREHFSVPLVAVEPMIKPAAKMTKTGVIAVCATPTTLASPRYSKLKQLHAQGLTVLEPDCSDWSVLIEHDAMNRARLEEVIEPVLRAGADVLVLGCTHYHWIQDEIQALCRDRAQVMQPEEAIVAELRRVIAELA from the coding sequence ATGAAAATAGGTGTATTTGACTCGGGCATTGGCGGGTTGAGCGTCGCACAAGCAATAGAGCGGGCTTTGCCTGAACACTCCGTTGTATTTCGCCATGACTCTCCAGAGCACTTTCCGTATGCTACAAAATCGCCAGATGAACTTTTTGGGTACGTTGTGCCCGTGGTACACTCGCTCGTAGACGATGGGTGCCAGGTAGTTGTTATAGCATGCAACACAGTAACGACAACCCTTATCTCAAGATTACGCGAACATTTCAGCGTGCCGCTTGTCGCTGTTGAGCCGATGATTAAGCCCGCCGCCAAAATGACAAAGACTGGCGTCATTGCTGTTTGTGCAACGCCGACAACACTTGCCAGCCCTCGGTACAGCAAACTAAAACAGCTGCATGCCCAAGGCCTTACTGTACTCGAACCGGATTGTAGTGATTGGTCCGTGCTTATCGAACACGACGCCATGAACCGAGCACGCTTAGAGGAAGTGATTGAGCCCGTTTTGCGTGCGGGTGCCGACGTCCTTGTTCTTGGGTGTACGCATTATCATTGGATACAGGACGAAATTCAGGCGCTATGTCGCGACCGAGCTCAAGTTATGCAACCAGAAGAAGCTATTGTTGCCGAGCTTAGACGAGTGATTGCAGAACTTGCTTGA